The Candidatus Thermodiscus eudorianus region ACTCCATGGCCTTCACGATCCTCTTGCCGGCGAGGTCCCAGTCTCCGGGTGGTATCCTTACGTCTCCTAGGTCCCTGGGCTTCAGCGCTAGCCTCCCGTATCTGGGGCTGTGGGTTTTGAGGCTGTAGAGGATGTTTCTCACCGCTTGGGGTGCTAGCCTGGCTCCGGGCCTGCCTGTTATGCCCCAGTCCCATGGTATTCCGAGTAGTGCTATCGACTGGGTTTCTTCGAGGCTGGCTATGCTCTCGTTCTGGGGGTCTCTTAGGAGGGGTGTTCCGGGCTCTGTGAATAGTTCGGGGTTGCCATTCACTATGGCCTACACCTGTTTCTGGGAGGGTCCCTCTGGCCTCTTATAGTAGTGGGTCCAGGGTCTCCCGGCCCCCTGTTTATAATATTATAGAGTGGCTTCTATCCATAGATAAGTGTTTCTACTAAAAGATGCTGTCCAAATCTTAATAAATAAGTGGAGGCTGCAATATACAAACGGTGAGAAGGGATGGCCCAGGAGGCAAAGACCACCCAGGTAAACAAGGTCGAGGAGGAGCTTAGAACCCTCTTCGGCCAGGCCGAGAGCCTAAGGCAGCAGATAGCTACGATAGACGCCACGATACTGGACCTAGCCACCGTGCTAGAGACCCTAGACTACATAAAGGAGAAGGGGAGCGACAAGACGGTACTAGTACCCATAGGGGCAGGGAACTTCATACGCGCGAAGATAGTCGACACCAGCCACGTGATAATGGGAGTAGGAGGAAGACTCAGCGTAGAAGCCACCATGGACGAGGCGAAGGAGCTAATCAACGAGAGGATAAGGGCGCTCGAACAGCTGAGGCTAGACCTGAGGAGGAAGCTTGAGGAGCTCAACGCCAGGATAAGCGAGCTCGTAGCGGAGATGCAGAAGCCTGAGGAGGCCGGGGGCTAACCCCCTCCCAGCCCCGAATGGCTGAGAGGGACCCTCTACAGCAGCTAACACCCATAATTCTTTACCAAGCCCGGGGGAGGTGACCGGGCCCTTGAGTGCTCCTGGGAGGATGGTGGAGAGGCAGAGGCTGCTGGCGGAGATAAAGGCTACGATCGACGAGCTGGAGGAGGCTGAGAAGCTGATAGGCGAGTTGAAGCCCCGGAGCGTCTACATAGGCCTAGCCGGGGGCCTGATGATAGAGGTTGACAGCGGGACGGCTCTGGAGTATGTGAGGAGGCGTAGGGAGAACCTCTCCATACTCTACGAGAAGCTCAAGTCTGAGGAAGGCTAGACCCCCTCATTAATTTATCCCCTCTACGCCACCCTCTGGTTACATGAAGTATCCGAGGTGTATTACCCAGTGCAGGATTCTAGTGTTCCGGGATGGATTAGGGAGAAGTATTCTGGCCGCGGCATCATGAGGCTGATCGAGGAGGGCTACTACAGGCCCTGGGAGAGGCTGCGTGTACGCCACATACGTGGCTGGGATATGCATGTCAAGAGCGGGTCCTGGCAGCTTGAGGGACCCCTCCGGATGCTCTTCCACGTCCTAGACCCCGAGGTGGCCAAGGACCCGGAGCACCTCATAGTCTATGGTGGGACCGGGAGGGCTGCGAGGAGCTGGGAGGCCTTCGAGGCTATAGCGGAGACGCTGATGGAGATGAGCGAGGACCAGACCCTCGTGGTGCAGTCGGGCAAGCCGGTCGCCGTCTTCAGGACCCACAAGATGGCTCCTAGGGTCGTGATCAGCAACGCCATGCTGGTGCCCAAGTGGGCCGACTGGGACTATTTCAG contains the following coding sequences:
- the pfdA gene encoding prefoldin subunit alpha, with amino-acid sequence MAQEAKTTQVNKVEEELRTLFGQAESLRQQIATIDATILDLATVLETLDYIKEKGSDKTVLVPIGAGNFIRAKIVDTSHVIMGVGGRLSVEATMDEAKELINERIRALEQLRLDLRRKLEELNARISELVAEMQKPEEAGG